ATTCCTCAAAATCTTTCATTACCAAAGTTTAAAACGCATATAATACGACGTTTGTTTATACAAGCATAAGTTCGCAAACAGTTGTAACAAGCATGAATACAACTTTGACTTCTGGAAGCGTGCTAATTACAAGTTCTTTTGACTCATCATCCATCATAGCAACTTCAATCGTTGAGGATACCACCGAGTTGGTTCCGATGTAAAATGAGTACAGCTTgatttgttaataatatattatttgaaaCATTCTTATCACTAAAAACAATGgagaaaaatattgtatAAGACGGAAGTGAATAGCAAGACAAAAGGCTATGGAATATGGATTAATTTTTGACGTTAATAAACAGATTCACGTTCGTTTGCTCACGGTTTTTGTTTAAGCTAATggcaaaaatcaaatactCATTACAAATACTGACAGATCGATAAATGATAGaagaaatccaaaaaatgttaatcGGATGGTATTAAATATACAAGATTATTGGTTTTgtttcaattattaaattcaaattcaatttacAACTAattaatttgataaaatacATCTGTTATTTTTGATTGGATTATTTGGATTATTTCATGAAATTCCTATAATTTCAAGCTGTTTTCTGCAGCATTGATCGTCCATTTCCCGGTCAAAAAACAGTATTTCATCTGCTCTTCTCCCAAACTCCACACCATATCTACAACAGGATTGATtgctttaatttcaaacatGTCCCCTTTAATAGTTGGGactttaataattatcCTATTGTCAGGACTCGCAACTGCTTTTTATGTTACGTGGCAAGGCAGACTCATTTGTGCTGGTGTAGGGCTCATACTTGAACAGGCTTATGAGGGTGGTCAGATGTTTAACACATTGATGGCACATTGCTTTGAAACGTACAATGGTGTTGAGAAAAGTGGAACGCAGTGTGTGGCCGATTGGCTTAAAGTAGGGCTTTTGGCTGTCACATTTGGGGCTGGAGGACCTAGATTGGTTAACACATTAGGTGGTACTTTTCTCACTTCTCCTACTGCAAAACGGAGCAATCTATATTGTGATGATTTTACTGGTGCTGATTACTTTAGCTGTGAACTTGAAACATTAAGGCCTTACACATTGATGAGAAAGAGCCTGCCGTATGGTAATATACACGATGTATGGATTAACACAACCGACACTCATCAGATGATAGGTGTACATATGACATTGAATGGAACAGATATGAttcattattataataaaacttaTGTAATTAATTATTCTGGTCTCAAACTAAATAGCTCTGCTATTAATAAAAGGTCTTACTTTTATCCTCAGGATTCCTTTCTTGTGAGTCATGCCGAATGGCAAGATGGTAATGGTATATGGACGGATACGGATTATTTCGCAGCTATGGCGGATTGTGACTTCTTGGGTCAAAATCTTGGTTTCTGGCTTGCAAGTTCCTATCCAAACGCATATAAGTGGGAAACACAACTGTGGCGCACCGTAGGAATAAACCTAAACGGTAATATAATATACCCGGGGCAACTCATTATGCAGACATTTAACGGTAGCTAAACACGTTAATAATTAAGTTAAGGTCGAGTGCATCTTTTGCATCGTTTTGATATCGAATAGATCGCTAAATATGACATGCTCTTTCAGTTACCCGagatttttgattttaatatttggGATACTGATATTGAATGCAATTGATCCATTTACATTCTATTACAatgaatattattatattacaatttttatgagaaataaaaatatctgAAGCACACGTGTTACTcctatttattataaacaTTGCAATATGGTAGATCACATGTAAAACTCATCACCGTTTGACTTTGTAGCTAATAATTAGTTAAAATACTAGCCACAATTTGCCTCACTGTATTATCCTATTTGTTAGAAGACGAGATACAATCCATCTAACTTTCAACGTTttctaattcttttttactctATTTTCTGGCCTCGTGAAACTATAAAAGATCAATTTTCAACATCTGGTACTAATAAGAAATATAATccttacttttattttgaattgTTTAACTCTGTCGATCTTTTAATAGGATTCTAAGCgttccattttttcttttctctttgcTTCTCTTGCTAGCatattcaaaatgaaaCTTTC
This portion of the Schizosaccharomyces pombe strain 972h- genome assembly, chromosome: I genome encodes:
- a CDS encoding GPI anchored protein (S. pombe specific GPI anchored protein family 1), encoding MSPLIVGTLIIILLSGLATAFYVTWQGRLICAGVGLILEQAYEGGQMFNTLMAHCFETYNGVEKSGTQCVADWLKVGLLAVTFGAGGPRLVNTLGGTFLTSPTAKRSNLYCDDFTGADYFSCELETLRPYTLMRKSLPYGNIHDVWINTTDTHQMIGVHMTLNGTDMIHYYNKTYVINYSGLKLNSSAINKRSYFYPQDSFLVSHAEWQDGNGIWTDTDYFAAMADCDFLGQNLGFWLASSYPNAYKWETQLWRTVGINLNGNIIYPGQLIMQTFNGS